In Streptomyces sp. HUAS ZL42, the DNA window CGTACGAGATCAAGAAGAAGCCCGAGGGCATCTACTCGGTCATCGACCTGCAGGCCGAGCCTGCGGTCGTCAAGGAGCTCGACCGCCAGATGAACCTGAACGAGTCGGTCCTCCGGACCAAGGTCCTCCGCCCCGAGACCCACTGAGCTCTCCCGCTCAGCGGATCCCGGGATTCGAGTAGCAGCCAAGCAGCCAGCAGCAAACCCGCCGAGAGGTTCCCCCATGGCAGGCGAGACCGTCATCACGGTCGTCGGCAATCTTGTCGACGACCCCGAGCTGCGCTTCACCCCCTCCGGTGCGGCAGTCGCGAAGTTCCGCGTCGCGTCCACGCCCCGCACCTTCGACCGTCAGACGAACGAGTGGAAGGACGGCGAGAGCCTGTTCCTGACCTGCTCGGTCTGGCGTCAGGCGGCGGAGAACGTCGCCGAGTCGCTCCAGCGAGGCATGCGCGTCATCGTGCAGGGCCGGCTGAAGCAGCGGTCCTATGAGGACCGTGAGGGCGTCAAGCGCACGGTCTACGAGCTGGACGTCGAGGAAGTCGGCGCCAGCCTGCGCAACGCCACGGCCAAGGTCACCAAGACCGCCGGCCGTAGTGGCCAGGGCGGTTACGGCGGCGGTGGCGGCCAGGGTGGCGGCGGCTGGGGCGGCGGCCCCGGTGGCGGTCAGCAGGGCGGCGGGGCTCCCGCCGACGACCCGTGGGCGACCGGTGCTCCCGCCGGTGGCAACCAGGGCGGCGGTGGCGGCGGCTGGGGTGGAAACTCCGGCGGCAGCGGTGGCGGCTACTCGGACGAGCCCCCCTTCTAGGGCGGGCTCGCACCCAAACTTCTTGATCACACAGGAGAAACACCATGGCGAAGCCGCCTGTGCGCAAGCCGAAGAAGAAGGTCTGCGCTTTCTGCAAGGACAAGGTCACGTACGTGGACTACAAGGACACGAACATGCTGCGGAAGTTCATTTCCGACCG includes these proteins:
- the rpsF gene encoding 30S ribosomal protein S6, translated to MRHYEVMVILDPDLEERAVSPLIENFLSVVREGNGKVEKVDTWGRRRLAYEIKKKPEGIYSVIDLQAEPAVVKELDRQMNLNESVLRTKVLRPETH
- a CDS encoding single-stranded DNA-binding protein, whose translation is MAGETVITVVGNLVDDPELRFTPSGAAVAKFRVASTPRTFDRQTNEWKDGESLFLTCSVWRQAAENVAESLQRGMRVIVQGRLKQRSYEDREGVKRTVYELDVEEVGASLRNATAKVTKTAGRSGQGGYGGGGGQGGGGWGGGPGGGQQGGGAPADDPWATGAPAGGNQGGGGGGWGGNSGGSGGGYSDEPPF